In Methanomicrobium antiquum, one DNA window encodes the following:
- a CDS encoding MoaD/ThiS family protein translates to MVSIEITVFARFKETFGGLRKLEISEDKCRDFSVKDALLKLCSETEGGYEVLFDSDEEILDSVLLMHNKKRISAGDADDIIIQDGDGIVLYPPVSGG, encoded by the coding sequence ATGGTGTCAATAGAAATTACTGTTTTTGCAAGATTTAAGGAGACTTTTGGGGGATTAAGAAAGCTTGAGATATCAGAAGATAAATGTAGGGATTTTTCAGTAAAAGATGCACTTCTAAAGCTTTGTTCTGAGACAGAAGGGGGATATGAGGTTTTGTTTGACTCTGATGAAGAAATTCTTGACAGTGTTCTTTTGATGCACAACAAAAAGAGGATTTCAGCCGGCGATGCAGATGATATTATAATTCAGGATGGGGATGGTATTGTATTATACCCGCCTGTTTCAGGAGGATAA
- a CDS encoding molybdenum cofactor biosynthesis protein MoaE, protein MVIAITKDDIDIAKLISDAKRPQTGGLVVFVGTVRDDGIEAIDFESFDEAALSDLYNIADEAEKKFSLTSVDIIHRNGLLKVEETILVIVAGAGHRAEAFDGCRYILEEIKRYVPIWKKDIIKDGGEQWHA, encoded by the coding sequence ATGGTTATTGCGATAACAAAAGATGATATAGATATTGCAAAGCTTATTTCTGACGCAAAGCGGCCACAGACCGGAGGTCTTGTTGTTTTTGTCGGAACTGTCCGTGATGACGGAATAGAGGCGATTGATTTTGAGTCCTTTGATGAGGCGGCTTTATCTGATCTTTACAATATCGCAGATGAGGCTGAAAAGAAGTTTTCCTTAACTTCCGTTGATATTATTCACAGAAACGGCCTTTTGAAGGTGGAAGAGACAATTCTTGTAATTGTTGCAGGTGCAGGCCACAGAGCAGAAGCATTTGACGGATGCAGGTATATTCTCGAAGAAATCAAGCGTTATGTCCCAATATGGAAAAAAGACATCATAAAAGACGGAGGGGAGCAATGGCACGCATGA
- a CDS encoding YcaO-related McrA-glycine thioamidation protein, which translates to MARMRLENCKKRYSGESERARKPEETLEIIQPVAKKCGITRVADITGLDRLGIFVFSCIRPGAADGAISVYNGKGMTESSARVSAIMEGIERYSAEINDRELVYERFSSLGEKKAVNPSTLILPAGVDPDSKIPWYQGFDIISEEDVLVPAHSVFHPVPYGAVRFFRTSTNGIASGNTPEEAVLHGLCEVIERDAWSLAEASGFSGPVLKNITDPNLNKVISLFEDNGVEVTLRDITADNGIPTIAAVSDDVKLKDPSLLCIGMGTSLSPVVAALRAITEVAQSRATQIHGAREDTTDADFRKKLGYDRTKRLNKKWFETSESKDFSEMPMFESDDFLTDISYVSKKLQEKSGVSRIIVSDLSIVDADIKVVRVVVPGLETFSIDSERAGERCRNARRNRVFRSKPEH; encoded by the coding sequence ATGGCACGCATGAGGCTTGAAAACTGCAAAAAAAGATACTCCGGCGAGAGCGAAAGGGCGAGAAAGCCTGAAGAGACACTTGAGATTATTCAGCCTGTTGCAAAAAAATGCGGTATTACAAGGGTTGCAGATATAACCGGTCTTGACAGGCTTGGAATTTTTGTATTTTCATGCATAAGACCCGGAGCCGCCGATGGTGCAATATCGGTGTACAACGGAAAAGGGATGACTGAGAGTTCTGCAAGAGTTTCTGCAATTATGGAGGGAATTGAGAGGTATTCAGCAGAGATTAATGACAGGGAACTTGTCTATGAAAGATTCAGTTCACTTGGAGAGAAAAAGGCTGTAAATCCGTCCACTCTGATTCTTCCTGCCGGCGTTGACCCTGATTCAAAAATTCCATGGTATCAGGGTTTTGATATAATATCAGAAGAGGATGTTTTGGTGCCTGCACATTCCGTATTTCATCCGGTGCCTTATGGTGCTGTCCGTTTTTTCAGGACAAGCACAAACGGTATTGCATCTGGAAATACTCCTGAAGAAGCGGTGCTTCATGGATTGTGTGAGGTTATAGAAAGAGATGCCTGGTCTCTTGCTGAGGCATCAGGTTTTTCCGGGCCGGTTCTTAAAAATATCACAGATCCAAATCTTAACAAAGTAATTTCACTCTTTGAGGATAACGGCGTTGAAGTCACTCTCAGGGATATTACGGCTGATAATGGCATTCCTACAATTGCGGCGGTTTCGGATGACGTAAAGCTAAAAGATCCCTCTCTTTTATGCATCGGAATGGGCACAAGTCTTTCCCCTGTCGTTGCCGCATTAAGGGCGATTACAGAGGTGGCCCAGTCCCGTGCGACACAAATTCACGGTGCACGGGAGGATACAACCGATGCTGACTTTCGAAAGAAGCTTGGATATGACAGGACAAAGCGGCTTAACAAAAAGTGGTTTGAGACTTCAGAGTCAAAGGATTTTTCAGAGATGCCAATGTTTGAATCTGATGATTTCTTAACAGATATCAGTTATGTGTCAAAAAAGCTTCAGGAGAAGAGCGGAGTTTCTAGGATTATTGTAAGTGACTTAAGTATTGTTGATGCTGACATTAAGGTTGTACGTGTGGTAGTCCCCGGCCTTGAGACATTTTCAATTGACAGCGAAAGGGCTGGTGAGAGGTGTAGAAATGCAAGACGTAATCGTGTATTTAGGTCCAAGCCTGAGCATTGA
- a CDS encoding TfuA-related McrA-glycine thioamidation protein, which produces MQDVIVYLGPSLSIEKAKRILPESVAEYRPPVKRGDLAVAVAKRPKAICIIDGLFFQDCSVGHREIMAALKSKIYVYGSSSMGALRACELDSFGMVGVGRIYEMYRDGIIESDDEVALACDPFSNEAVSDALVDMRINFERAVRGGVITGDERDILIRTASGIYYPNRTYRRVLKDARTAGEISGESFERLTRFLKEHPFSQKEEDAREVLRVVGDGV; this is translated from the coding sequence ATGCAAGACGTAATCGTGTATTTAGGTCCAAGCCTGAGCATTGAAAAGGCAAAGAGGATTCTGCCGGAGTCGGTTGCTGAATACCGGCCGCCTGTTAAGCGTGGAGACCTTGCAGTTGCAGTAGCAAAGAGACCAAAGGCAATCTGCATTATTGACGGCCTTTTTTTCCAGGACTGCTCTGTGGGCCACCGCGAAATTATGGCGGCTTTAAAGTCAAAGATTTATGTTTACGGCTCATCTTCGATGGGTGCTCTTCGGGCATGCGAGCTTGACAGCTTTGGAATGGTAGGTGTGGGAAGGATTTATGAGATGTACCGTGACGGAATTATTGAGAGTGATGACGAAGTGGCACTTGCCTGCGATCCTTTTTCAAACGAGGCTGTTTCAGATGCACTTGTTGATATGAGGATTAATTTTGAAAGAGCAGTCCGGGGAGGCGTTATCACCGGAGACGAGCGGGATATTTTAATCAGGACTGCATCGGGAATTTACTACCCGAACAGGACTTACAGACGGGTTTTGAAGGATGCAAGGACTGCCGGGGAGATTTCGGGTGAGTCTTTCGAGCGTCTGACGCGTTTTTTAAAGGAGCATCCGTTCTCCCAGAAGGAGGAGGATGCAAGGGAAGTTTTGAGGGTTGTCGGGGATGGGGTTTGA
- a CDS encoding CBASS oligonucleotide cyclase — translation MGGGGNSYNPGKNISNGIKKTNEQTDNNDFERQINELINEKLKKYNDRDSQIVNEHLDEIFSIINSEFDGSIKLKFGGSVSKHTYVEGLSDADILVLINNSELSDYSPKQVIQLIKSKLSSHLSNVQEIREGKLAVTVKFQDGTEIQLLPALQSRSGYKIPERNGKCWSNVTRPDQFASKLTQINQKCGNKVIPVIKLIKGINANLPPNQQLSGYHIESLAIEIFKNYPRDQPNTPKNMLKYFFEQSQKRIITPIKDKTNQSIHVDDYLGEANSNKRYESSYVLKRIHSKISRADSSKSKAEWEDIIGDV, via the coding sequence ATGGGTGGCGGTGGAAATTCATATAATCCGGGAAAAAATATCAGTAATGGAATCAAGAAAACAAATGAACAAACAGATAACAATGATTTTGAAAGGCAAATTAATGAATTAATTAATGAAAAATTAAAAAAATATAATGACCGTGATTCTCAAATTGTTAATGAACATCTTGATGAAATATTCTCAATAATTAATTCAGAATTTGATGGATCTATCAAATTAAAATTTGGAGGATCTGTTAGTAAACATACATATGTTGAGGGTCTAAGTGATGCGGACATACTTGTACTAATTAATAATTCTGAATTATCCGATTATTCACCTAAACAAGTAATACAACTTATAAAAAGCAAATTATCTTCTCATCTATCTAATGTTCAAGAAATCAGAGAAGGAAAGTTGGCCGTTACTGTTAAATTTCAAGATGGTACTGAAATACAATTACTACCAGCTCTTCAAAGCAGAAGTGGATATAAAATACCAGAAAGAAATGGAAAATGTTGGTCAAATGTTACACGTCCGGATCAATTCGCTTCGAAATTAACCCAGATTAATCAAAAATGTGGCAATAAAGTGATTCCTGTAATTAAACTTATCAAAGGAATAAATGCAAATTTACCACCTAATCAACAATTATCAGGATATCATATTGAATCCCTTGCAATTGAAATTTTTAAAAATTATCCTCGTGACCAACCCAATACTCCAAAAAATATGCTAAAATATTTCTTTGAGCAATCTCAGAAACGTATTATCACGCCAATTAAGGATAAAACAAATCAGTCTATTCACGTAGATGATTATCTGGGAGAAGCAAATTCCAATAAAAGATATGAGTCAAGTTATGTGTTAAAAAGAATTCATAGTAAAATCTCTCGTGCAGATTCATCAAAATCAAAGGCTGAATGGGAAGATATTATTGGAGATGTATAA
- a CDS encoding 7-cyano-7-deazaguanine synthase: MYSDEYSSKQVIVLLSGGIDSMACVHYYINKGFNVTGFFVDYGQAAAKNELKCCNQIGSHFNIKIKKANFVHETAFESGEIKGRNCFLIIATLLSFKNFTGLISMGIHSGTSYYDCSIQFVNEIQTIIDGYSNGTVILDIPFLEWNKKLIIEYCNLHKIPLEMTYSCESGGDNPCNKCLSCLDRLNFYENKNFGH; the protein is encoded by the coding sequence ATGTACTCGGACGAATATTCCAGTAAGCAAGTTATTGTTCTATTAAGCGGGGGTATAGATTCAATGGCCTGCGTGCATTATTACATCAATAAAGGTTTTAACGTCACAGGTTTTTTTGTTGACTATGGACAAGCGGCAGCCAAAAATGAATTAAAGTGTTGCAATCAAATTGGATCTCATTTCAATATAAAAATCAAAAAAGCTAATTTTGTCCATGAAACTGCTTTTGAATCTGGGGAAATTAAAGGTCGGAATTGCTTTTTAATAATTGCCACATTATTATCTTTTAAAAATTTTACAGGACTCATTTCAATGGGAATACATAGTGGTACTTCTTACTACGATTGTTCAATTCAATTTGTTAATGAAATCCAGACAATTATTGATGGTTATTCAAATGGTACTGTAATTCTAGACATTCCGTTTCTAGAATGGAACAAAAAATTGATTATTGAATATTGTAATCTTCATAAAATACCACTAGAAATGACTTATAGCTGTGAATCTGGGGGAGATAACCCCTGTAATAAATGTCTTTCATGTTTAGATAGGTTGAATTTTTATGAAAACAAGAATTTTGGACATTAA
- a CDS encoding DUF7557 family protein, whose translation MQSTSIRIQQKTRESLSRLKKHPRESFDDVITRLIDANADDEPLSEETIQAIEKSLKEYREGIYYTHEEILADLGISETTLESGVCETPEEKYPTGKKTKKEKDA comes from the coding sequence ATGCAGTCAACATCAATCAGGATTCAACAGAAGACCCGTGAGAGTCTCTCAAGGCTGAAAAAGCATCCCCGGGAGTCTTTTGACGATGTTATAACAAGGCTTATTGATGCGAATGCCGATGACGAACCTTTAAGTGAAGAGACAATACAGGCGATTGAAAAATCGCTTAAAGAATACAGGGAAGGAATATACTATACACATGAAGAAATCCTCGCAGACCTCGGTATTTCCGAAACCACTTTGGAATCAGGCGTTTGCGAAACGCCGGAAGAAAAATACCCCACCGGCAAAAAAACGAAAAAAGAGAAGGACGCCTGA
- a CDS encoding type II toxin-antitoxin system RelE family toxin yields MVWKLRYSSSAGHSLKKMPRETVFMLLSKLKALSEEDDPRLYLKELKGFENPHFYSLRAGQYRAVMTVLDDLLVIYVVEAGHRSSVYRKF; encoded by the coding sequence ATGGTCTGGAAGCTTCGTTATTCATCATCAGCAGGGCATTCACTTAAAAAAATGCCACGGGAAACAGTATTCATGCTTCTTTCTAAATTAAAGGCTTTATCGGAAGAGGATGATCCAAGACTCTATTTAAAAGAGCTAAAGGGATTTGAAAACCCGCATTTTTATTCTCTCAGGGCAGGCCAGTACAGGGCTGTCATGACTGTTCTTGACGATTTACTTGTAATTTATGTTGTTGAGGCAGGTCATAGAAGCAGTGTGTACAGAAAGTTTTGA
- a CDS encoding TIR domain-containing protein: MAIKDYKIFVSYDHENDQKYRDEFERIIACSEISTVDSAPITDISDITDKKNIDSDVDNGADVNAAADAIRQKIRDEILQDSVVTVVLVGKDTWKKKHIDLEIEASISQTESNPRSGLLGILLPTHSDLENNQYSYDTIPPRLHKNIQNGFAKMYPFDINLLVIHNSVHEAFERTKSVVPDNSYPLFTEDLSGENWE, from the coding sequence ATGGCAATAAAGGACTACAAAATTTTTGTAAGCTATGACCATGAAAATGATCAAAAATACCGGGATGAATTTGAAAGAATAATAGCATGTTCAGAAATTTCAACCGTTGATTCAGCTCCGATAACGGATATATCCGATATAACTGATAAAAAAAATATTGATTCGGATGTTGATAATGGAGCTGATGTTAATGCCGCTGCCGATGCAATCCGACAAAAAATACGGGATGAAATCTTACAGGATTCAGTCGTTACTGTTGTTTTAGTTGGAAAAGATACCTGGAAGAAGAAGCATATTGACCTTGAAATTGAGGCGAGCATCAGTCAGACAGAATCAAATCCCCGCTCCGGACTCTTAGGTATTCTCCTGCCGACCCACTCAGATTTGGAGAATAATCAGTATAGCTATGATACCATACCTCCAAGACTGCACAAAAATATTCAAAACGGATTTGCAAAGATGTACCCTTTCGATATTAATCTTTTAGTCATCCATAATTCTGTTCATGAGGCATTTGAAAGAACAAAATCCGTTGTTCCTGATAATTCATATCCTTTATTTACAGAAGATCTCAGTGGGGAGAACTGGGAGTAA
- a CDS encoding 3'-5' exonuclease has product MYLFFDVETNGLPRRCYQGPLKNQVVQPRVVQLAFSRYSEEGEEISSYSRIIYPEDFEIPLNVVRVHGITKKRALMEGLPGNEVFASFNAEAKKSECLVAHNFSFDYPVVCAELFRYGLKNEISEKTGICTMRPKPVKDFCALPRKNGGYKVPRLSELHEILFGESFDGAHDAGADVRACARCFFELKERGVL; this is encoded by the coding sequence ATGTACCTCTTCTTCGATGTCGAAACAAACGGTCTTCCAAGACGCTGTTATCAGGGGCCGTTAAAAAATCAGGTTGTTCAGCCGAGGGTTGTTCAGCTTGCCTTTTCAAGATATTCAGAAGAAGGAGAAGAGATAAGCTCTTACAGTCGGATTATTTATCCGGAGGACTTTGAGATTCCTCTGAATGTTGTAAGGGTTCACGGAATAACAAAGAAAAGGGCACTTATGGAAGGACTTCCCGGTAATGAGGTTTTCGCTTCTTTTAACGCTGAAGCAAAAAAGTCAGAGTGCCTTGTTGCCCATAACTTCTCTTTTGACTATCCGGTTGTGTGTGCAGAACTCTTTCGTTATGGTCTGAAGAACGAAATTTCAGAAAAGACAGGGATTTGCACAATGAGGCCGAAACCGGTTAAGGACTTTTGTGCACTTCCAAGGAAGAACGGCGGGTATAAGGTGCCAAGGCTTTCCGAACTGCACGAAATTCTGTTCGGGGAGTCATTTGACGGTGCACACGATGCCGGTGCTGATGTGAGAGCATGTGCACGCTGTTTTTTTGAATTGAAAGAGAGAGGGGTTTTGTAG